Within Paenibacillus sp. RUD330, the genomic segment CCGGCGGAAGCGGAGATGGAGACATGGTTGAAGGAGAAGCGGGATATTTCCAAGGAAGGGGGCGAGAGGGCATGATCAGTTACGAGCTGATGGGCATCTCGGTGCTGTGGCTGTTTCTATACGGCTATCTGATCGTTGCCTCCATTGATTTCGGAGCGGGCTCTTTTGCCTTTTATGCTCGATCGACCAAGCAGGATCATGTCATGAATCGTCTCATTTCCCGATATTTATCTCCGGTTTGGGAAATTACAAACGTATTTTTTGTCTTTTTCTATATCGGCATCGTCGGCTTTTTCCCCGATACGGCCTATTATTACGGCTCCGCGCTGCTTGTACCGGGAAGCATCGCCGTCATCCTGCTCGCCATTCGAGGCTCGTTTTACGCCTTTGAAAACTATGGCTCCAAAACGAACATTATCTATCTGTTTTTGTACGGAGCGACGGGGCTGCTGATTCCGGCCTCCTTGTCGGTGGCTCTGACGGTCTCTGAGGGCGGCTTTATCTTGAAGCAGGCGGATGCCGTTTCTCTGGATTACTGGGCGCTGTTCACAAATCCGTTGTCCTGGAGCATCGTCGGCCTTGCGATCGTGTCCGTCTTGTTCATCAGCAGCTCTTTTCTGGCCTTTTACGCCTCGCGCGCAGAGGATCATTCCGCTCTGAAGCTGCTGCGGACCTATGCCCTGTTTTGGAGCACCCCGACGATCATTACCGCATTGACGGCGTTTATTTTTTTGGGCCAGCACAATGAGCGGCATTTTCAAAACATGATGGATTTATGGTGGCTGCTCGGGCTCTCCGTTGCCTTTTTCATGGTCGCTATGTGGCTTTTATATCAAGGACGCCGGTACGGTCTGGCTTTCATATGCATCATGCTGCAATTTTTCTCGGCCTTTTTCGCTTACGGGATCGGACATTATCCGTATATCCTCGATCCGTACATCACGATTCAAGGCGGCGCTACCTCGCCGTCGATGGGATTTGCGCTTGTCGTCGCTTTCATTGGAGGCCTGTGCCTGCTGATTCCTTCGCTGGCTCTTGTCTTCAAGCTGTTCCTGTTCGATGCGGATTATGTCAAAGGGAACAAATAAACCCAATGGTTCACATCCTTACAGGCCTTAAATCAAGGAGGAGAATGGTGTGAAGCGGAAAACCAGCATGATCTCACAGCAAATGTCTGAGCAAAGAAAAAACCTGGTTCTCCTTGCCGTCCTTTCGCTCGCGCTTGGCGCAGCCATAATCAGCCAGGCCGCATTGCTCGCGGAAGCCGTCCAGCGGATTTTTGTGGAGAGAGCCTCCCTTTCATCGGTTCTCGTGCTGCTCGGCATGCTGCTGGCCGCGATGACGGCACGTACCCTGTTGTCGTATGGGAACGGCAAGATCGGCTTGCGTATGGCCGCCGACGCCAAGCGGAACATGCGGGCAGCGGTGCTGCGTCATTTGACCCATGCTGCCATGCGGTCGGCCCTTTCCGGCCAGACAGGAGGCAAGGTCAGCATCGCACTGGATGCCGTGGACGAGGCGGACAG encodes:
- a CDS encoding cytochrome d ubiquinol oxidase subunit II; translated protein: MISYELMGISVLWLFLYGYLIVASIDFGAGSFAFYARSTKQDHVMNRLISRYLSPVWEITNVFFVFFYIGIVGFFPDTAYYYGSALLVPGSIAVILLAIRGSFYAFENYGSKTNIIYLFLYGATGLLIPASLSVALTVSEGGFILKQADAVSLDYWALFTNPLSWSIVGLAIVSVLFISSSFLAFYASRAEDHSALKLLRTYALFWSTPTIITALTAFIFLGQHNERHFQNMMDLWWLLGLSVAFFMVAMWLLYQGRRYGLAFICIMLQFFSAFFAYGIGHYPYILDPYITIQGGATSPSMGFALVVAFIGGLCLLIPSLALVFKLFLFDADYVKGNK